A segment of the Oncorhynchus tshawytscha isolate Ot180627B linkage group LG06, Otsh_v2.0, whole genome shotgun sequence genome:
gggtcagaggcagatagcaggaagttggtggtgccatctacctgtagaccacttgttctcaaccttgcacatacagttccatgggcaggccatctagggcaacataagacctatcttaggctaggctcccgtttcttttggccctccatgtatactgatgtacaaaaatactgcaaatcatgccccacgtgccagaaaaccagtgctgtccgtaggtctgaacgggctcctctatgttcactgccagttatctctaccccattcaagagaattgcaatggacattgttggacccttggagaagagtagtgcaggttacaagtatatattggtgatctgtgactatgccacccggttcccagaagccttcccactccgttccataaccactccaaagataatcagtgctcttgttcagctcttctctcgtgtaggaatcccagatgaaatcctgacggaccaagggacaaacttcacctcgcgactgatggttcaactccaccgacagctgggcattaaaggcttgaggactactccctaccatccccaaacggatgggctcgtagagagattcaatcaaacgctcaagaacatgctgaggaagtttgtggctgacactgataaagactgggataagtggttaccctttctgctttttgcttacagggaggtgcctcaggcatcgacaggtttctcgccattcgaactcctctatggatggccagtgcaaggaccactggacctgctgaagaagtgctgggaaggttccccagtagctacctcaggacaggggattgtccagtatgtcctccagatgcgagacaggttggaacggtaccgagaggaagctagagcaaaccttcagcaagcccagaaggcccagaagagaggctatgaccagcacgctcgccacagagagtttgagccaggacagaaagtcctgctcctccttccctcgtctaccagcaagctccttgcgcaatggcaaggaccgtacctaatcgggaggaagatgggcccagtgacctacgaggtgctgcacccggacaagggtaagaagaagcaaacctaccatgtgaaccttctcaaggcctgggaggagaaagaggaactctccaaaggaaagtcctttctggtccgcagagtagaagaggatgagtcggagggagtcacagaggcatggaaagaacgagcagaagtcatactggctcacctggaagaagacaagcaagatgagctgaagcagctgtttggcaagtatccggccctcttcagtcagagaccaggaagaaccaaagtcctggaacacgtcattcgtttgaaacctggccagaaccctgtccgccagcatccttaccgtgtgcctgagaggctggtggtagccctcaaggaagaggtccacaccatgatagagatggatgttgtcgagccatcttcaagtgaatggagcagccctattgtcattgtcccaaagaaggatggctctttgcgcgtctgcatggacttccgtaaggtgaatgccatctcccagtttgatgcctatcccatgccccgcattgacgacttactggagagaataggtagagctcattacatcaccacattggatctctgcaaagggtactggcaggtgcccctggatgaacaatccaaggcctacactgcattccggacgccaatgggcctgttccagttcaaggtcatgccgtttggccttcatggggcccctgcgactttccagaggctgatggacaaggtcctccaggactgtgacgNNNNNNNNNNNNNNNNNNNNNNNNNNNNNNNNNNNNNNNNNNNNNNNNNNNNNNNNNNNNNNNNNNNNNNNNNNNNNNNNNNNNNNNNNNNNNNNNNNNNCTACTCAggttcacagaacagcgcaaactggctctaaccagaatagaaagagtgggaagccccggtgcacaactgagcaagaggacaagtacattcgagtgtctagtttgagaaacagacgcctcacaagtcctcaactggcagcttcattaaatagtacccgcaaaacaccagtctcaacgtgaacagcagaggcgactccgggatgctggtcttctggcagagttgcaaagaaaaagccatatctcagactggccaataagaagaaaagattaagatgggcaaaacagacactggacagaggaactccacctagaatgccagcatcctggagtggcctcttcactgttgatgtggagactggtgttttttgcacttactatttaatgaaactgatAATAGGcatctgtacacctatgtagatattccattaaaaatcagccgtttccagctacaatagtcatttacaacattaacaatgtctatactgtatttctgatcaattttctTATATTTTAATgaaccaaaaaatgtgcttttctttcaaaacaaggacttttctaagtgaccccaaacatttgaacggtagtggaGATGGAAATCTGATGGAAAAGCTgaaagtctgcactttaacctcatagtcattgtatcatttaaaatccagatgccaaaataacaaaaacatatGTGTCAATCCCAATACTTTGAGCACACTGTATGCATTGATTCAGGGTCTTGTACTTTTGCAGTCTACTACTACTAATCCAATCAGGTATTATGCAAGGTGGTATCAAATAAGAAAAATCCACAACGTTTTAGATATTATGGGTTGAGTGGATCCTGATTGTTGATGTTGTCACAGTATACGCAGGGCGTATCTATGGGGGCAAGGAGGCTGTGGCCCACAGTAGACCCTACATGGTTCTCCTGGAGAAAGCTGTTGCCAACAATCTGAAGCCAGGAAGCTTTTGTGATTTTCTAGTGAGAGAGGACTTTGTGATGACTGCTGCCCACTGCAATGGGGGGTCAGTAATGTCTGCTTATCTAGTGAGGGAAAaccaatagaaaatgtgtggagcCCTTTGGCCTCCATTATCTGCCCTATAAATGCTTCAACTGTTTCTCCTTGAAACTCACTACCTTATAGCTCTATGCCTAGAATTAGAATGCATGCTGGTCAAACTACTCTTTCAATTGGATTTTTCCTGCAATCTCACCAACATTTTAATAGGGTACCATTTCAATGTCTCTAGGTTTTTCACACCTGAATATCTTTACTGTTTTTAGCCTAGGGCTATCCTACCCCATGCTTCACATAGCTCTTCCTAATGTTGCATTTACACATGTTAACAATGTATTTCTAATGTCCCCTTTGGAGCATTTAGacgtgaaacacagcttagcccaGGGCTAAGACCTCCAATAGCCGAAGGCTGAGATAAAAGGTGCAGTATGGAAAACCTACCAATAAATGTAGTCATGCACCATTAAGATATACTGCAGACTATTTAACCCTTATAAGAAAAAACATGAAAtcatgtttttggaacactttgtGTGTCACGTTGAataaatgattggagacaggcACAGTAATGCCATGAATAGGCATcgggacgaagcccaaaacaaacacgtttCCAAAAATATTGAGCTGTAACCCAAACCAAAGAGCGAGGtaaaacctctaataaatacacggggcgagacccgtaataacaaatgCACAACACACGCAGCACGAAAGCCGAAATAACAACACACATGTACTCCCAGACCaacagacatgggaacaataGCCAACAAAACAAtggtgaacagagggcacatgTATAAAATTACTAATCAAGGGAATTGTattcaggtgtgcgtaatgaaacagttcagtgacgcctagaggccggtgacgtagacctctgGAACTGGTGCATGGAAGGAGCAGCAGTACAGGGGGAATCCGTGACAACATGCTCACTTGTTTTCACATGttgctttacatgttgtcacattAACTTCCCATAAGATTACGTGATCACATGAAAACGTGTTTTCGGAACACTTCACGTGAAATTAATGTGGTTTTTCCGTAAGGGAAATGTCAGAGCATAGGTTGAACCAAGCGGGAAGCAAGGATATACGGTAGATTGACATTATGTTTTCAATCAGTGTCTGTGTTTGTCCACTACGGTCAGTTGCATATATGTGtaagaatacagtatattccatTGCGTtgtgcctctgtctgtgtgtatgctaCAGATCTATTAAGGTCAAGCTGGGAGTCCACAATGTGCAGCAGGAGCAAGGTCAGGAAAGGCTTGTGAAACAGGCGTTTCTGCATCCAAATTATGATGAAGAATATAATAATGATATCATGCTACTCAAAGGTAAAAGTCCAAGCTAGGACCTAAAGCTgcacatatttttatttttacctacACAGGTGAAATTGTGCATGCGCATTATCACTACAATATCAAAGTATGAAATTGATTGGTAAAAAACAGTTAACCACCATTAAATTAACTATCAGGCTTTCTGAATAGACTATAGAACCAAGGATATAAGTTGTAACAGTCAACAAACCTGCTCTCTCTGCCTCAAAGCTGGAGGAGATTGCAGTTTTCACCGACCATGTGAGACCCATTGGCCTCCCGCTGACAAAAGATGAGGAGGTACCCAAGGACTGTCTGGTGTCAGGCTGGGGACACACTATCAGGAATGTAAAGCAAGGCTCCCCTGTGCTTCAGGACCTCAATGAGACACTGGATGAGAATCAACTTTGCTCTGACAACCATCAGGTCTGCTCATCAGGACTAAATGGACCTGCTCAGGTAAGTGGCGTCTGAAAGTATGTAATGTTAAAGGGGAAATAACATGAGAGGAATGAAAGGAAATTATAGTTTCTCTTTGGTTTGAGGACATGAATCATTCCAAGGGAAATGTGCCTTTTTATTTGCCTGGCTACCTAAACTCCTTGCTTTGGCCAAACGCTACGCCACGTACTCCGCAATGAGTAGCTCCTCGATGATTTCTAAAACGCAAATACATTCTAATCGTTCTGATTGGTCCTAGAAAACAATGGGTTGAGCTAAAACACAAGTGGCTAAAGAGGTGTTTTGAATATTCGGAATTGGCTGTGATACTCAAATTcagtgtttcttaatcctggtcctggggaaccaagtgggtgcacatttttgtttttgccctaacactacacagctgattcaaatgatcaactcatcgtcatctttgatgatttgaatcaggtgtgtagtgctgagGCAAACACAAAAATGTGCATCCATTTggatccccaggaccaggattaagaAACAAATCGCTGAtaactttgttttgtacaacattCATAATTTTGACGTCACCACAAACGACTTCAACTATGGaagtctcagactgaagtatgtagtgaaCATAGAGCAGCGGAAGAATTCACTTTGAGTCGCCAAGCAACCTTTTCATTTGTTCGGTATTGTGGTCTATGTGTGTTACTTCCAGGGAGACTCTGGTGATCCATTAGTCTGTAATGGTGTGGCCTATGGGGTGGTGTCTACCAAGACTAGAAACAACATCTACATGCACATCCCTGACTTCCTGGACTAGATCAATGACACCATGAAGAATTGATATGTCACTGACCAGAAACATTCTGTTAATTTGGTCAACCAGGTGCCTAGAACATGACTATGATACTGTGAAGAATCCTAATGTGCTTATCCTGCTTTCTGATTGATTTACCAGTGCTGGTTAATGTCTTTGCCCAGAGCCACCTCTTCCTaatactttttgttttcttttccaGTGGAGTTCTCAACTTACTGATGAGAGTTTGaaaagtagaatacacaaggtgccattttgaaatttggttgtgcatcagcagtttaaaaaaaatctcagtcAGACAGTCATTCAATTAACCCATGCTAGCTAAACAATTTGTATTGCTAGGTAaggtagtctagccagctatctaaaccttGTAGATGGCCTAATCATCACCAAATTACCGACCGGGCACGTAGGGCATGtacccaggggccctgacctctaggggcccccattgatttgttagtcactctcacacaGATATCACATttttgaatttgtatttattagggatccccattagctgttgccaaggcagcagctactcttcctggggtccaaacacattaaggcacttacatcacACAAAACAAAAGATGAAACAGTACTTCatgtaacattattacaccactacatctctacaatataaaatgtataataccaccatacaacaatattacaacgtacatgtgtgtagagtgcatgtgctagtgtttgtgtgtgtatgcgtgtctgtacctgtgtatcTCTTCACGATACCTGCTGTTCCAAAAGGTGTATTTTCCTCTTTAAAagaaaaatctgattctactgcttgcatcatttacctgatgtggaatagagttccatgtagtcatggctctatgtagtactgtgcgcctcccatagtttGTTCTGTACTttgagactgtgaagagacctcaggtgacatgtcttgtggggtaagcatgtgtgtcagagctgtgtgctagtagtttaaacagacagctcggtgcattcagcttgtcaacacttcttacaaaaacaagtagtgatgaagtcaatctctcctccactttgagccataaGAGattgatatgcatattattcattcatgttagctctccgtgtacatttaagggccagccgtgctgccctgttctgagccaattgcaattttcttaagtccctctttgtggcacctgaccacactactgaacagtagtccaggtgcgacaaaactagggccagtaggacctgtgttgttaagaaggcagagcagtgctttattatggacagacttctccccattttagccgCATGCTGTattaacatgttttgaccatgacagtttacaatccagggttactccaagcagttaagtctcctcaacttgctcaattttcacattattcattacaatatttttttcaatgatttgtcccaaatacaatacttttaattttttaaatatttagaaCTAACTTGTACCTTGCTACCAATTCTGATATTAACTGCAGCGCTTTGTTTAGTGTTTTTATATCAGACATTAATAATAAATATGAGACAGAAATCA
Coding sequences within it:
- the LOC112244775 gene encoding kallikrein 1-related peptidase b11-like, with amino-acid sequence MMKNIIMISCYSKLEEIAVFTDHVRPIGLPLTKDEEVPKDCLVSGWGHTIRNVKQGSPVLQDLNETLDENQLCSDNHQVCSSGLNGPAQGDSGDPLVCNGVAYGVVSTKTRNNIYMHIPDFLD